A portion of the Mycobacterium paraseoulense genome contains these proteins:
- a CDS encoding SDR family oxidoreductase codes for MTRAEAPDAINLGLAGRVVLVTGGVRGVGAGISSVFAGQGATVITCARRAVEGLPYEFHSCDIRDDDAVKALVDSIVDEHGRLDVVVNNAGGSPYVLTAESSAKFNRKIIELNLIGALSVSQHANEKMQTQSGGGSIINICSLSGRRPSPGTGAYGAAKAGLESLTQTLAVEWGPRVRVNACVVGMVETEQSELFYGDAESIAAISKNVPLGRLAKPDDIGWAAAFLASDAASYISGASLEVHGGGEPPHYLSTTTASAVK; via the coding sequence GTGACTCGCGCCGAAGCACCCGACGCCATCAACCTGGGGCTGGCCGGACGGGTGGTGCTGGTCACCGGCGGGGTTCGCGGAGTCGGCGCCGGAATCAGCTCGGTCTTCGCCGGGCAGGGCGCGACCGTCATCACCTGCGCACGGCGGGCCGTTGAGGGTCTGCCCTATGAGTTTCACTCTTGCGACATCCGCGACGACGATGCCGTCAAGGCGCTGGTCGACTCGATCGTCGACGAGCACGGCAGGCTCGACGTCGTGGTCAACAACGCCGGCGGTTCGCCGTACGTGCTGACCGCGGAGTCCAGCGCGAAGTTCAACCGCAAGATCATCGAGTTGAACCTGATTGGGGCGCTGTCGGTTTCGCAACACGCCAACGAGAAGATGCAGACCCAGAGCGGCGGCGGGTCGATCATCAACATCTGCAGTCTGTCCGGCCGGCGGCCATCGCCCGGCACCGGCGCCTACGGGGCGGCCAAGGCCGGCCTGGAAAGCCTCACGCAGACCCTCGCGGTGGAATGGGGGCCGAGGGTCCGGGTGAACGCCTGCGTCGTCGGCATGGTCGAGACCGAACAATCCGAGCTGTTCTACGGCGACGCCGAGTCCATCGCGGCGATCTCGAAGAACGTGCCCCTGGGCCGACTTGCCAAGCCCGACGATATCGGCTGGGCCGCGGCGTTTTTGGCGTCGGATGCGGCGTCCTACATCAGTGGCGCCTCGCTCGAGGTGCACGGCGGCGGCGAGCCGCCGCACTATCTGTCCACAACGACCGCCAGCGCGGTCAAGTAG
- the echA20 gene encoding (7aS)-7a-methyl-1,5-dioxo-2,3,5,6,7,7a-hexahydro-1H-indene-carboxyl-CoA hydrolase → MPITSKTTEPGIVAVTVDFPPVNAIPSRGWFELADVITDAGRNPETHVVILRAEGRGFNAGVDIKEMQRTEGFTALIDANRGCFAAFRAVYECAVPVVAAVNGFCVGGGIGLVGNSDVIVASEDATFGLPEVERGALGAATHLSRLVPQHMMRRLFFTAATVDAATLHHFGSVHEVVPRDHLDEAALKVARDIAAKDTRVIRAAKEALNLIDVQRVNSSYRMEQGFTFELNLAGVADEHRDAFAGTAKGKDK, encoded by the coding sequence TTGCCCATCACATCCAAAACCACCGAACCGGGCATCGTCGCGGTCACCGTCGACTTTCCCCCGGTCAACGCCATTCCGTCGCGCGGCTGGTTCGAGCTGGCCGACGTGATCACGGACGCCGGCCGCAACCCCGAGACCCATGTCGTCATCCTGCGGGCGGAGGGGCGCGGATTCAACGCCGGGGTCGACATCAAGGAGATGCAGCGCACCGAGGGATTCACCGCGCTGATCGACGCCAACCGCGGATGCTTCGCCGCCTTCCGCGCGGTCTATGAGTGCGCGGTGCCCGTCGTGGCCGCCGTCAACGGGTTCTGTGTCGGCGGCGGCATCGGTCTGGTCGGCAACTCCGACGTCATCGTGGCCTCCGAGGACGCCACCTTCGGGCTGCCCGAGGTGGAGCGCGGAGCCCTCGGCGCGGCCACCCACCTGTCGCGGCTGGTGCCGCAGCACATGATGCGGCGGCTGTTCTTCACCGCCGCCACCGTCGACGCGGCCACCCTGCACCACTTCGGTTCGGTGCACGAGGTGGTGCCGCGCGACCACCTGGACGAAGCCGCTTTGAAGGTGGCCCGCGACATCGCCGCCAAGGACACCCGGGTCATCCGCGCGGCCAAGGAAGCGCTCAACCTGATCGACGTGCAGCGGGTCAACTCGAGTTACCGCATGGAACAGGGCTTTACGTTCGAGCTCAATCTGGCCGGCGTCGCCGACGAGCACCGCGACGCGTTCGCCGGAACGGCGAAGGGCAAGGACAAGTGA
- the ipdA gene encoding cholesterol ring-cleaving hydrolase subunit IpdA, whose amino-acid sequence MTDKRTSLDAAVAQLRSGMTIGIGGWGSRRKPMAFVRAMLRTGVKDLTVVTYGGPDLGLLCSAGKVKRVYYGFVSLDSPPFYDPWFAKARTSGAIEAREMDEGMLRCGLQAAAQRLPFLPIRAGLGSSVPDFWEGELRTVTSPYPAPEGGHETLIAMPALRLDAAFVHLNLGDSRGNAAYTGIDPYFDDLFLMAADKRFLSVERVVSTEELVKAVPPQALLVNRMMVDSVVEAPGGAHFTTAAPDYGRDEKFQRHYAEAASTDEGWQTFVQTYLSGSEDDYQAAVRAFAEEAAK is encoded by the coding sequence GTGACCGACAAAAGGACCAGCCTGGACGCCGCCGTCGCGCAATTGCGCAGCGGCATGACGATCGGTATCGGCGGCTGGGGCTCGCGGCGCAAGCCGATGGCGTTCGTGCGCGCCATGCTGCGCACCGGCGTCAAAGATTTGACGGTGGTCACCTACGGCGGGCCCGATCTGGGTTTGCTCTGCTCGGCCGGCAAGGTCAAGCGCGTCTACTACGGCTTCGTTTCGCTGGACTCCCCGCCCTTCTACGACCCCTGGTTCGCCAAGGCCCGCACCAGCGGAGCGATCGAGGCCAGGGAGATGGACGAGGGCATGCTGCGGTGCGGCCTGCAGGCCGCCGCGCAACGCCTGCCGTTCCTGCCGATTCGGGCCGGTTTGGGCAGTTCGGTCCCCGACTTCTGGGAGGGCGAACTGCGGACCGTGACCAGCCCGTACCCCGCACCGGAGGGCGGGCATGAGACGCTGATCGCCATGCCGGCGCTGCGCTTGGACGCGGCCTTCGTGCACCTCAATCTCGGCGACAGCCGCGGCAATGCGGCCTACACCGGCATCGATCCCTACTTCGACGATCTGTTCCTGATGGCCGCCGACAAGCGTTTCCTGTCGGTAGAGCGCGTCGTCTCCACCGAGGAGCTGGTGAAGGCCGTTCCCCCGCAGGCCCTGCTGGTGAACCGGATGATGGTCGACTCCGTGGTGGAGGCGCCGGGTGGCGCCCACTTCACCACCGCCGCACCGGATTACGGTCGCGACGAGAAATTCCAGCGGCATTACGCCGAGGCCGCATCGACCGACGAGGGCTGGCAGACGTTCGTCCAGACCTACCTGTCGGGCAGCGAAGACGACTATCAGGCGGCGGTCCGCGCGTTCGCAGAGGAGGCGGCCAAGTGA
- the ipdB gene encoding cholesterol ring-cleaving hydrolase subunit IpdB, producing the protein MSTTRAEVCAVACAELFAGAGEIMVSPMTNMASVGARLARLTFSPDILLTDGEAQLLADTPALGKPGLVEGWMPFGRVFETLAWGRRHVVMGANQVDRFGNQNISAFGPLQHPTRQMFGLRGAPGNAINHATSYWVGNHSKRVFCEAVDVVCGIGWDKVDPKNPAFRFANTYRVVSNLGVFDFGGPDHTMRAVSLHPGVSPDDVREATSFEVHGVDEAGETRLPTDEELRLIREVIDPKSLRDREIR; encoded by the coding sequence GTGAGCACCACCCGCGCCGAGGTGTGCGCAGTCGCGTGTGCCGAATTGTTCGCCGGAGCGGGCGAAATCATGGTCAGCCCGATGACGAACATGGCATCGGTCGGCGCGCGGCTGGCGCGGTTGACCTTTTCACCCGACATTCTGCTGACCGACGGCGAGGCGCAACTGCTGGCGGACACCCCGGCCCTGGGCAAGCCCGGACTTGTGGAGGGCTGGATGCCGTTCGGGCGGGTGTTCGAGACGCTGGCCTGGGGCCGGCGGCATGTGGTGATGGGCGCCAATCAGGTTGACCGCTTTGGCAATCAGAACATCTCGGCGTTCGGCCCGCTGCAACACCCGACCAGACAGATGTTCGGCCTGCGGGGCGCGCCGGGCAACGCGATCAACCACGCGACCAGCTACTGGGTCGGCAACCACTCCAAGCGGGTGTTCTGCGAGGCGGTCGACGTGGTCTGCGGCATCGGCTGGGACAAGGTGGACCCTAAGAATCCGGCGTTCCGCTTCGCCAACACCTACCGGGTCGTGTCCAACCTCGGGGTGTTCGACTTCGGCGGACCGGACCACACCATGCGCGCGGTGTCCCTGCATCCCGGGGTATCCCCCGACGATGTCCGCGAGGCCACCTCGTTCGAGGTGCACGGGGTGGACGAGGCCGGCGAGACCAGGCTGCCGACCGACGAGGAGCTCCGCCTGATCCGCGAGGTCATCGACCCGAAGTCGCTGCGCGACAGAGAGATACGTTGA
- the ipdC gene encoding (3aS,4S,5R,7aS)-5-hydroxy-7a-methyl-1-oxo-octahydro-1H-indene-4-carboxyl-CoA dehydrogenase: MKLRTPLTELVGVEHPVVQTGMGWVAGARLVAATANAGGLGILASATMTLDELATAIGKVKAATDKPFGVNIRADAADAGDRVDLMIREGVKVASFALAPKQELIARLKEAGAVVIPSIGAAKHARKVAAWGADAMIVQGGEGGGHTGPVATTLLLPSVLDAVQGTGIPVIAAGGFFDGRGLAAALSYGAAGVAMGTRFLLTSDSTVPEAVKRRYLDAALDGTVVTTRVDGMPHRVLRTGLVERLESGSPVRGLTAAVRNAAKFKHMSQMTWRSMIRDGLAMRHGKELTWSQVVMAANTPMLLKAGLVEGNTEAGVLASGQVAGILEDLPSCAELIDSIVRDAIAHLKAAAALVQPSAAD; the protein is encoded by the coding sequence ATGAAGCTGCGCACGCCGCTGACCGAGCTGGTCGGTGTCGAGCACCCGGTGGTCCAGACCGGGATGGGCTGGGTGGCCGGCGCGCGGCTGGTGGCCGCTACCGCCAACGCGGGCGGGCTGGGCATCCTGGCGTCGGCCACCATGACGCTGGACGAGTTGGCGACGGCCATCGGTAAGGTCAAGGCCGCAACCGACAAGCCGTTCGGGGTGAACATCCGCGCCGACGCCGCCGACGCCGGCGACCGCGTCGACCTGATGATCCGCGAGGGCGTGAAGGTGGCGTCGTTCGCCCTGGCGCCCAAGCAGGAGTTGATCGCCCGGCTGAAAGAGGCCGGCGCGGTGGTGATCCCGTCGATCGGCGCGGCCAAGCACGCGCGCAAGGTCGCGGCCTGGGGCGCCGACGCGATGATCGTGCAGGGCGGTGAGGGCGGCGGGCACACCGGGCCCGTCGCCACCACGCTGCTGCTGCCGTCGGTGCTGGACGCCGTGCAGGGCACCGGCATTCCGGTGATCGCGGCCGGGGGATTCTTCGACGGGCGCGGGCTGGCGGCCGCGCTGAGCTACGGCGCCGCGGGCGTGGCGATGGGCACTCGCTTCCTGTTGACCTCCGATTCGACCGTCCCCGAGGCGGTCAAGCGGCGCTACCTGGACGCGGCGCTGGACGGCACCGTGGTCACCACGCGCGTGGACGGCATGCCGCACCGCGTCCTGCGCACCGGCCTGGTCGAAAGGCTGGAAAGCGGTTCGCCGGTAAGGGGTCTCACCGCGGCCGTGCGTAACGCGGCGAAGTTCAAACACATGTCGCAGATGACCTGGCGGTCGATGATCCGCGACGGCCTGGCGATGCGCCACGGCAAGGAGCTGACCTGGTCACAAGTGGTGATGGCGGCCAACACTCCCATGCTGTTGAAGGCGGGGCTGGTCGAGGGCAACACCGAGGCCGGGGTGCTCGCATCCGGCCAGGTCGCCGGCATCCTCGAGGACCTGCCGTCGTGCGCCGAGCTGATCGACTCGATCGTGCGCGACGCGATCGCGCACCTGAAGGCCGCGGCGGCGCTCGTGCAACCGTCAGCAGCGGACTAA
- a CDS encoding nitroreductase family deazaflavin-dependent oxidoreductase, with product MMSLAPETWPTPLLNAIRTSNRYLLNPLMLRLAGRKNWYAAAIEHTGRRSGKVYATPVVAERIDGGFVIPLPYGTAVDWLQNVRAAGRATISSRGEKYQVVRPEIIDAGEALPLLSPRRRRTFERVGIEGYLRVKDRPST from the coding sequence ATGATGTCGCTGGCACCGGAAACCTGGCCCACGCCGCTTTTGAACGCGATTCGCACGTCCAACAGGTACCTCCTCAACCCGCTCATGCTGCGGCTGGCCGGCCGCAAGAACTGGTATGCGGCGGCGATCGAGCACACCGGACGCCGGTCGGGCAAGGTGTACGCCACACCGGTCGTCGCCGAACGCATCGATGGCGGCTTCGTCATACCGTTGCCCTACGGCACCGCGGTGGATTGGTTGCAGAATGTTCGCGCGGCGGGGCGAGCGACGATCTCGTCGCGGGGCGAGAAATACCAGGTCGTGCGGCCCGAGATCATCGACGCTGGGGAGGCCCTGCCCTTGCTGTCGCCGCGCCGCCGACGCACCTTCGAACGGGTCGGCATAGAGGGTTATCTGAGGGTCAAAGACCGGCCGTCGACTTGA
- a CDS encoding SatD family protein, whose amino-acid sequence MSKVKAEPSIRATLIGDVVGSRRAGDRPALHRRVADALGQVANGAIDPPSFTVGDEFQGSYPTLGGAIDAALTVRLLLVPDVDVRFGLGWGAVTVLDADAGIQDGPGWWTAREAIQQTAKAQRQPGLALVRTTFRAAAETRTDIAAVNAALICRDHLLGSLDERSLRIVRGLMTGRTKRELAAAEGISPSAVSQRASRDGLDLIVLASQYLRGLP is encoded by the coding sequence ATGTCTAAGGTGAAGGCTGAGCCTTCAATCCGCGCAACGCTGATCGGCGATGTGGTGGGGTCCCGGCGTGCCGGGGACCGGCCCGCCCTGCATCGGCGCGTGGCCGACGCCCTCGGCCAGGTCGCGAACGGCGCGATCGACCCGCCATCCTTCACCGTGGGGGACGAGTTTCAGGGCAGCTACCCCACTCTCGGTGGTGCGATCGACGCGGCGTTGACCGTGCGCCTGTTACTTGTGCCCGATGTCGATGTCCGCTTCGGGCTTGGGTGGGGCGCGGTGACCGTCCTGGACGCCGACGCCGGCATCCAGGACGGTCCGGGGTGGTGGACCGCCCGGGAGGCCATCCAGCAGACGGCGAAGGCCCAGCGGCAGCCCGGCTTGGCGCTGGTGCGCACGACGTTTCGGGCCGCCGCAGAGACGCGCACCGACATCGCCGCGGTCAACGCGGCGCTGATTTGTCGGGACCATCTGCTTGGATCGCTCGATGAGAGGTCGTTGCGGATTGTGAGGGGATTGATGACCGGCCGCACCAAAAGGGAGCTCGCCGCTGCCGAGGGCATCAGCCCGTCGGCGGTCTCGCAGCGCGCGAGCCGCGACGGTTTGGATCTGATTGTCCTTGCCAGTCAATACCTTCGGGGCCTGCCGTGA
- a CDS encoding helix-turn-helix transcriptional regulator has product MAAAPVARHLLRAKDLVDARYYESLSVADLAAAAGLSPAHFSRRFRQTFGESPHQYVLTRRLERAAALLRTTDWTVAAVCIAVGWESVGSFTTSFRRMFGVTPQGYRATFPPAERHVRIPRCVALAYGRPQNRTFREDGGPAKSVASTRDNGSEEN; this is encoded by the coding sequence GTGGCAGCCGCACCGGTAGCCCGGCACCTGCTTCGGGCCAAAGACCTCGTCGACGCGCGTTACTACGAGTCTCTGTCCGTCGCCGACCTGGCCGCGGCCGCAGGCCTTTCACCCGCTCACTTCAGTCGGCGCTTCAGGCAGACGTTCGGCGAGTCGCCGCACCAGTACGTGCTGACGCGGCGGCTCGAACGAGCCGCCGCATTGCTGCGCACGACCGACTGGACGGTGGCCGCCGTTTGCATCGCCGTGGGTTGGGAAAGCGTCGGCTCGTTCACGACGAGCTTTCGCCGCATGTTCGGCGTGACGCCACAGGGCTATCGGGCTACCTTTCCGCCCGCCGAGCGCCACGTACGAATTCCGCGCTGTGTCGCGCTGGCCTACGGGCGGCCGCAAAACCGCACGTTTCGAGAAGACGGCGGACCTGCGAAATCCGTAGCGTCGACGCGAGACAACGGGAGTGAGGAGAACTGA
- a CDS encoding VOC family protein has product MITIANAQFWVHDQDAALAFYTKTLGWEVRADVTMEAWHFRWLCVGPVGQDGVGLVLMPVPGAPMLDAAASAQLAELVAKGAGGTLFLETDDCQAAYDELSARGVEFNDPPTAQAYGIDTSFRDPSGNNIRLTQVLEFDPARGPAGPTTAR; this is encoded by the coding sequence ATGATCACGATTGCAAACGCTCAGTTCTGGGTGCATGACCAAGACGCGGCGCTGGCGTTCTACACCAAGACCCTGGGCTGGGAGGTCCGGGCGGACGTGACGATGGAAGCGTGGCACTTCCGCTGGCTGTGCGTCGGTCCCGTCGGGCAGGACGGCGTCGGGCTGGTTCTCATGCCCGTTCCAGGGGCGCCGATGCTCGACGCCGCGGCCAGCGCGCAACTGGCAGAGCTGGTGGCCAAGGGAGCCGGTGGCACCTTGTTCCTGGAGACCGACGACTGCCAAGCCGCCTACGACGAATTATCCGCTCGCGGAGTCGAATTCAATGATCCTCCCACCGCGCAGGCGTACGGTATCGACACTTCCTTCCGCGACCCGTCCGGCAACAACATTCGACTCACCCAAGTACTCGAGTTCGATCCGGCACGCGGCCCCGCAGGACCTACAACCGCTCGATAA
- the fadA6 gene encoding steroid 3-ketoacyl-CoA thiolase FadA6, protein MAEAYVIDAVRTAVGKRNGSLAGVHPVDLGALGWRGLLDRVDVDPAAVDDVIAGCVDAIGAQAGNIARLSWLAAGYPEEVPGVTVDRQCGSSQQAISFGAQAIMAGTADLIVAGGVQNMSQIPISSAMTVGEQFGFTSPTNESKQWLHRYGDQEISQFRGSELIAEKWNLSREEMEQYALTSHERAFAAIRGGHFDNEIITVETESGPFRVDEGPRESSLEKMAGLKTLVEGGRLTAAMASQISDGASAVLLASEQAVKDHNLTPRARIHHISARAADPVFMLTGPIPATRHAFDKTGLSIDDIDTVEINEAFAPVVMAWLKEIKADPEKVNPNGGAIALGHPLGATGAKLFATMLNNLERIGGRYGLQTMCEGGGTANVTIIERL, encoded by the coding sequence ATGGCTGAGGCGTACGTCATTGACGCTGTGCGTACCGCGGTCGGCAAGCGGAACGGATCGCTGGCCGGGGTGCACCCCGTGGACCTCGGTGCCCTCGGGTGGCGCGGACTGCTCGACCGGGTCGACGTCGACCCCGCCGCCGTCGACGACGTGATCGCCGGCTGCGTCGACGCCATCGGTGCGCAGGCGGGCAACATCGCCCGGCTCTCGTGGCTGGCCGCGGGCTACCCCGAAGAGGTTCCCGGCGTCACCGTGGACCGCCAGTGCGGTTCCAGCCAGCAGGCGATTTCCTTTGGCGCGCAGGCGATCATGGCCGGAACAGCCGACCTCATCGTGGCCGGCGGCGTGCAGAACATGAGCCAGATCCCGATCTCGTCCGCGATGACCGTCGGCGAACAGTTCGGGTTCACCTCGCCGACCAACGAGTCCAAGCAGTGGCTGCACCGCTACGGCGACCAGGAGATCTCTCAGTTCCGCGGCTCCGAGCTGATTGCCGAGAAGTGGAACCTGTCGCGCGAGGAGATGGAGCAGTACGCGCTGACCAGCCACGAGCGGGCGTTCGCCGCGATCCGCGGCGGTCACTTCGACAACGAGATCATCACCGTCGAAACGGAATCGGGGCCATTCCGGGTCGACGAGGGTCCGCGTGAGTCGTCGCTGGAGAAGATGGCCGGCCTGAAGACGCTCGTCGAGGGCGGCCGGTTGACGGCGGCGATGGCCAGCCAGATCTCGGACGGCGCCAGCGCGGTGCTGTTGGCTTCGGAGCAGGCGGTCAAGGACCACAACCTGACCCCGCGGGCCCGCATCCACCACATCAGTGCCCGCGCCGCCGACCCGGTGTTCATGCTGACCGGGCCCATCCCCGCCACCCGCCACGCCTTCGACAAGACCGGGCTGTCCATCGACGACATCGACACCGTCGAGATCAACGAGGCGTTCGCGCCGGTGGTGATGGCGTGGCTCAAGGAGATCAAGGCCGATCCGGAAAAGGTCAACCCCAACGGTGGCGCGATCGCCCTCGGTCACCCGCTCGGGGCCACCGGCGCCAAGCTGTTCGCCACCATGCTCAACAATCTCGAGCGCATCGGCGGCCGCTATGGCCTGCAGACGATGTGTGAGGGCGGCGGCACCGCCAACGTCACCATTATCGAGCGGTTGTAG
- the kstR2 gene encoding TetR family transcriptional regulator KstR2 — protein sequence MDRVAGQANSRRDELLELAATMFAERGLRATTVRDIADSAGILSGSLYHHFSSKEEMVDELLRSFLDWLFARYREIVDSEANPLERLKGLFMASFEAIEHRHAQVVIYQDEAQRLLAQPRFAYIEDMNRQQRKMWVEVINQGIDEGYFQPDLNVDLVYRFIRDTTWVSVRWYQPGGPLTAQQVGQQYLAIVLGGITKEGV from the coding sequence ATGGACCGAGTGGCCGGTCAGGCGAACAGCCGCCGCGACGAGTTACTGGAACTCGCCGCGACCATGTTCGCCGAGCGCGGCCTGCGCGCCACCACCGTGCGCGACATCGCCGACAGCGCGGGCATCCTGTCCGGGAGCCTTTATCACCACTTCTCCTCCAAGGAGGAGATGGTCGACGAGCTGCTGCGCAGCTTTCTGGACTGGCTGTTCGCCCGCTACCGCGAGATCGTCGACAGCGAGGCCAACCCGCTGGAGCGGCTCAAGGGACTGTTCATGGCGTCGTTCGAGGCGATCGAGCACCGGCACGCGCAGGTCGTCATCTATCAGGACGAAGCCCAACGGTTGCTGGCGCAGCCCCGGTTCGCCTACATCGAGGACATGAACCGCCAGCAGCGCAAGATGTGGGTCGAGGTGATCAACCAGGGCATCGACGAGGGCTACTTCCAGCCCGACCTCAACGTCGACCTCGTCTACCGTTTCATTCGTGACACCACCTGGGTGTCGGTGCGCTGGTATCAACCCGGCGGGCCCCTGACGGCTCAGCAGGTGGGTCAGCAATATCTCGCCATCGTCCTTGGTGGGATTACCAAAGAAGGAGTCTGA
- the ipdF gene encoding (5R,7aS)-5-hydroxy-7a-methyl-1-oxo-2,3,5,6,7,7a-hexahydro-1H-indene-carboxyl-CoA reductase translates to MSLSEAPKEVAGHGLLQGKVVVVTAAAGTGIGSATARRALVEGADVVVSDHHERRLGQTADELSALGLGRVESVLCDVTSTAQVDALIASTTARMGRLDVLVNNAGLGGQTPVVDMTDDEWDRVLDVTLSSVFRATRAALGYFREADHGGVIVNNASVLGWRAQHSQSHYAAAKAGVMALTRCSAIEAVEYGVRINAVSPSIARHKFLDKTTSADLLDRLSAGEAFGRAAEPWEVAATIAFLASDYSSYLTGEVISVSSQHP, encoded by the coding sequence ATGAGCCTGTCCGAAGCTCCGAAAGAGGTTGCCGGGCACGGGCTTCTGCAGGGCAAGGTGGTTGTCGTGACCGCGGCGGCCGGCACCGGCATCGGATCGGCGACGGCGCGAAGGGCCTTGGTGGAGGGCGCCGACGTGGTGGTGTCCGACCACCACGAACGGCGGCTGGGGCAGACCGCCGACGAACTGTCCGCGCTGGGCCTGGGTCGGGTCGAGAGCGTGCTGTGCGACGTGACGTCCACGGCGCAGGTCGACGCGCTGATCGCGTCGACGACCGCCCGGATGGGCCGGCTCGACGTGCTGGTCAACAATGCCGGGCTGGGCGGTCAGACGCCGGTGGTCGACATGACCGACGACGAGTGGGACCGCGTCCTGGACGTGACGCTGTCGTCGGTGTTCCGGGCCACCCGGGCGGCGCTGGGCTACTTCCGTGAGGCGGACCACGGCGGCGTCATCGTCAACAACGCCAGCGTGCTGGGCTGGCGCGCCCAGCACTCGCAGTCGCACTATGCGGCGGCCAAAGCGGGGGTGATGGCGTTAACCCGTTGCAGCGCAATCGAAGCCGTCGAGTACGGGGTGCGGATCAACGCGGTGTCCCCGAGCATCGCGCGCCACAAGTTCCTGGACAAGACGACCTCCGCCGACCTGCTCGACCGGTTGTCGGCCGGCGAAGCGTTCGGGCGGGCGGCCGAGCCGTGGGAGGTGGCGGCCACCATCGCGTTCCTGGCCAGCGACTACTCCAGCTATCTGACGGGCGAGGTCATCTCGGTCTCCAGCCAGCATCCCTGA